In the genome of Gadus morhua chromosome 12, gadMor3.0, whole genome shotgun sequence, one region contains:
- the LOC115554990 gene encoding forkhead box protein Q1 isoform X2, giving the protein MELCMDAEGNVPSPLSGDELGSDGDCVANSPAPVAQGGDVKGKPYTRRPKPPYSYIALIAMAIRDSNSGRLTLAEINDYLMKKFPFFRGSYTGWRNSVRHNLSLNDCFLKVLRDPSRPWGKDNYWMLNPHSEYTFADGVFRRRRKRISKRNPKEHERDPEAHTSSDDMRIPVPVGLPPAREEKAGAKFSSSFAIDSILSTPFKRREDSRQTIGNVSTDLRLYWPVEAHAIPCAAHYQTGGGPTQHPYHRYSLAEAAYSTERSRDALTYLQLTSQAMPNSVTFSSLKMPKARGGSFLIDSLLS; this is encoded by the coding sequence ATGGAGTTGTGCATGGACGCCGAGGGGAACGTCCCCTCCCCGCTGTCCGGAGACGAGCTGGGCTCTGATGGAGACTGCGTCGCCAACAGCCCGGCACCTGTCGCCCAGGGCGGAGATGTCAAGGGAAAGCCGTACACCCGGAGACCCAAGCCCCCTTACTCCTACATCGCTCTCATCGCCATGGCCATCCGGGACTCGAACAGCGGTCGCCTCACCTTGGCAGAGATCAACGACTACCTcatgaagaagttcccctttTTCCGAGGCAGTTACACCGGCTGGCGCAACTCGGTGCGTCACAACCTGTCGCTGAATGACTGCTTCCTCAAAGTGCTGCGGGACCCCTCCAGGCCCTGGGGGAAGGACAACTACTGGATGCTGAACCCGCACAGTGAGTACACCTTTGCCGACGGGGTGTTCCGACGCAGGAGGAAGCGCATAAGCAAGAGGAACCCGAAGGAGCACGAAAGAGACCCTGAAGCGCACACTTCAAGCGATGACATGCGCATCCCCGTTCCAGTTGGCTTACCGCCCGCCCGGGAGGAGAAGGCGGGAGCCAAGTTTTCCAGCTCCTTCGCGATCGACAGCATCCTCAGCACACCGTTCAAACGAAGAGAGGATAGCCGCCAAACGATCGGGAACGTCAGCACCGACCTCCGGCTCTACTGGCCGGTCGAGGCCCACGCAATACCGTGCGCAGCTCACTACCAGACGGGAGGCGGTCCAACCCAGCACCCGTACCACCGGTACAGCCTGGCGGAGGCCGCTTACAGCACAGAGAGGAGCCGGGACGCGCTCACTTACCTCCAGCTGACGTCACAGGCCATGCCAAACTCAGTGACATTCTCATCTCTGAAGATGCCCAAAGCCCGGGGCGGCAGCTTTCTGATCGACTCTTTGCTCTCATAA
- the LOC115554990 gene encoding forkhead box protein Q1 isoform X1, translating to MKLEVFSASHHFVTKPMELCMDAEGNVPSPLSGDELGSDGDCVANSPAPVAQGGDVKGKPYTRRPKPPYSYIALIAMAIRDSNSGRLTLAEINDYLMKKFPFFRGSYTGWRNSVRHNLSLNDCFLKVLRDPSRPWGKDNYWMLNPHSEYTFADGVFRRRRKRISKRNPKEHERDPEAHTSSDDMRIPVPVGLPPAREEKAGAKFSSSFAIDSILSTPFKRREDSRQTIGNVSTDLRLYWPVEAHAIPCAAHYQTGGGPTQHPYHRYSLAEAAYSTERSRDALTYLQLTSQAMPNSVTFSSLKMPKARGGSFLIDSLLS from the coding sequence ATGAAACTTGAAGTATTCTCCGCCAGCCACCACTTCGTCACCAAGCCGATGGAGTTGTGCATGGACGCCGAGGGGAACGTCCCCTCCCCGCTGTCCGGAGACGAGCTGGGCTCTGATGGAGACTGCGTCGCCAACAGCCCGGCACCTGTCGCCCAGGGCGGAGATGTCAAGGGAAAGCCGTACACCCGGAGACCCAAGCCCCCTTACTCCTACATCGCTCTCATCGCCATGGCCATCCGGGACTCGAACAGCGGTCGCCTCACCTTGGCAGAGATCAACGACTACCTcatgaagaagttcccctttTTCCGAGGCAGTTACACCGGCTGGCGCAACTCGGTGCGTCACAACCTGTCGCTGAATGACTGCTTCCTCAAAGTGCTGCGGGACCCCTCCAGGCCCTGGGGGAAGGACAACTACTGGATGCTGAACCCGCACAGTGAGTACACCTTTGCCGACGGGGTGTTCCGACGCAGGAGGAAGCGCATAAGCAAGAGGAACCCGAAGGAGCACGAAAGAGACCCTGAAGCGCACACTTCAAGCGATGACATGCGCATCCCCGTTCCAGTTGGCTTACCGCCCGCCCGGGAGGAGAAGGCGGGAGCCAAGTTTTCCAGCTCCTTCGCGATCGACAGCATCCTCAGCACACCGTTCAAACGAAGAGAGGATAGCCGCCAAACGATCGGGAACGTCAGCACCGACCTCCGGCTCTACTGGCCGGTCGAGGCCCACGCAATACCGTGCGCAGCTCACTACCAGACGGGAGGCGGTCCAACCCAGCACCCGTACCACCGGTACAGCCTGGCGGAGGCCGCTTACAGCACAGAGAGGAGCCGGGACGCGCTCACTTACCTCCAGCTGACGTCACAGGCCATGCCAAACTCAGTGACATTCTCATCTCTGAAGATGCCCAAAGCCCGGGGCGGCAGCTTTCTGATCGACTCTTTGCTCTCATAA